The following proteins come from a genomic window of Salvia hispanica cultivar TCC Black 2014 chromosome 4, UniMelb_Shisp_WGS_1.0, whole genome shotgun sequence:
- the LOC125222547 gene encoding 2-oxoglutarate-dependent dioxygenase 19-like — MAAIAQNSSFVKALAENTTLKSIPSQFTFATDSKGSQSDSLPIIDFSLLTSPDPDQRCTVLSDLDSACREWGFFILVNHGIPETLLKAIIAASLEFFELPEEKKQRYEAKSVSDPIKSGSGSLINTANQRVHLWKDFVKSYVHPEFNCPTEPRTLREILYEFSGKTRSMYRKLMHAMEQNLGLEQGFVDEALKLDSCFQLYAANYYPPCPEPDQAIGIPPHTDHGFLTFLIHNGVAGLQIQHNGEWFDTISPQNAILVINSDHLEILSNGRYKSVRHRAVVNAEAMRISVVMANGAAPETVVAPAPALVEKDGRPFYRPMKFIEYVETMLSNRLLGKSNLDCIKIQDE; from the exons ATGGCAGCAATAGCACAAAACTCATCATTTGTGAAAGCTTTAGCAGAAAACACCACTCTCAAATCCATTCCTTCTCAATTCACATTCGCCACTGATTCCAAAGGCTCCCAATCCGATTCACTCCCCATCATCGACTTCTCTCTCCTCACCTCCCCCGATCCCGACCAGCGCTGCACAGTCCTTTCAGACCTCGACAGCGCTTGTCGGGAATGGGGCTTCTTCATC tTGGTGAACCATGGGATTCCGGAGACGCTTCTCAAGGCTATCATCGCGGCGAGTTTGGAGTTCTTTGAGCTGCCAGAGGAGAAGAAGCAGAGATATGAGGCCAAGAGCGTGTCGGACCCTATTAAGTCTGGCAGCGGCAGCCTCATCAACACGGCCAACCAAAGGGTCCATTTGTGGAAGGATTTTGTCAAATCGTATGTTCACCCCGAGTTTAACTGCCCTACTGAGCCTCGGACTCTCAG GGAGATTTTGTACGAGTTCTCAGGGAAGACCCGATCCATGTATAGGAAACTGATGCACGCGATGGAGCAAAACCTAGGGCTCGAACAAGGGTTCGTGGACGAAGCTTTGAAACTCGACTCATGTTTCCAATTGTACGCGGCCAACTACTACCCACCGTGTCCGGAGCCGGACCAGGCCATCGGTATCCCCCCACATACCGATCACGGCTTTCTCACGTTTCTCATACACAACGGAGTCGCAGGGCTTCAGATCCAGCACAACGGAGAGTGGTTCGACACCATCTCTCCGCAAAACGCAATCCTCGTTATCAACTCCGATCATCTCGAG aTACTTAGCAACGGGAGGTACAAGAGCGTGAGGCACAGAGCCGTGGTGAATGCCGAGGCGATGAGGATTTCGGTGGTGATGGCGAACGGGGCAGCGCCGGAGACCGTGGTTGCTCCGGCGCCGGCGCTGGTGGAAAAAGACGGGCGTCCATTTTATCGGCCCATGAAATTCATTGAGTATGTGGAAACAATGCTTAGCAATCGACTTTTGGGGAAAAGCAACTTGGATTGCATCAAGATTCAAGATGAATGA